The genomic stretch CTGACCGGCGAATCGGTGCCTGTCGAGGTTTCGGTGGGCGATGCGGTCACCGGCGCAACCCTGAACACCTCCGGGTCGCTGACGGTGCGCGCCACCCGCGTGGGCTCTGAGACGACGCTCGCAAAAATGGGTGAGCTGGTTGCCGCCGCCCAGGAAACGAAGGCACCCATCGCGCGCCTTGCCGACCGTGTTTCTGCGATTTTCGTGCCAACAATTCTGGTGATTTCACTCCTGACTCTCATCGGGTGGCTGGCTGTATCGCACGATGTGCCGCGTGCGTTCAACGCGGCGGTTTCGGTGCTGGTGATCGCCTGTCCGTGCGCACTCGGTCTGGCTACCCCCACGGCGCTGCTGGCGGGCACCGGGCGCGGCTCGCAGCTGGGCATACTGATTCGCAACGCGCAGGTGCTGGAAACTACGTATGCGGTGAACCGCATCGTGCTGGATAAAACCGGGACCGTCACCGAAGGTACAATGCGCGTGGCACGCTTTGGAACCTTCGACGATTTCACCGAAGTCACAGACGACAACGCCTCTTCAAAGAGCGAACGTTCTGTATCTATTCTGAGCGATGCCGCAGCCGTGGAGGCACTGAGCGAGCATCCAATAGCCCATGCTATTGCGCGTTTTGCGACAGAAAATTATGGAGCATTTCTCGGTACCGTTGAGAACTTTGAGGGCGTGCCCGGAGGCGTGCGCGGCGAGCTCGTGCGCACTCGGGGCGAGGGGGAGTCCCGCCGCCTGGTGCTGGTGGGCACCCCCGAATACCTGCTGCAGGCGGGCGTTCCCCTCACTGAGAAGCAGCATCAGATGCTTGAGCAAACGCGTTCGGAAGGGCTGACCACCGTGGCTGTGGCTCGCGCGATCGGCACAAAGGACCCCTTGCCTGTCGGGCTCATCGCACTGGCAGACTCCCCCAAACCCGAGTCGGCGCAGGCTATCGCCGAGCTTCACGAACTGGGCTTAGAACCCACGCTGCTGACTGGTGACGCCCCCGAAGTTGCCCAGGCTATCGCATCCAGCGTGGGGATTAATCCTGAAAACGTCTTTGCGGGGGTCACGCCCGAACGTAAATCTGAGGTTATCGCGAAGCTTCAAGATGAAGGCTACCGGGTGGCGATGGTTGGCGACGGCGTGAACGATGCGCCTGCCCTGGCCCGCGCAGACCTGGGCATGGCGATGGGCTCGGGTACGGATGTTGCGGTGCAGGCTTCGGATATTGTGCTGATGCGCTCGGATATGCGCGCGATCCCCACGTCGCTGCGGCTTTCGCGGGCGACTTTGCACACCATCAAGTCGAATCTGTTCTGGGCGTTCGCATACAACACTATCGCGGTGCCGGTCGCAGCGGCAGGGTTGCTGAACCCGATGATTGCGGGCGCGGCCATGGCGTTCAGTTCGGTGTTTGTGGTGCTCAATTCGATGCGCCTCACCCGATTTGAGCGTTAGCCCGGTTTGGGACGGGGGGCTTCGTCTTTTGTGCGTCTTTGCGCAAATCCCTTGTACTCCCCTGCTGACGCTGGCATGATAAGAGGAATCATATGACCGCACTATTTTCAGGGGTATGACTCTGAAATTTGTGGTGCAGGTAATACGTGCCGAAGCATCCGGGAGATTCACATGCCCAAATTAACCCCGCAAATGTTCACATTCCTCAACGACCCACCGGTCGAAGACACACTCTATGACCTCTACGACGCCACGCTCAAGCAGGGCAAGCGCATGTTCATACATTTTCTGCCGAAAATCCACCAGATTTTAGGCAGGGGGATTGATTGGGAGACCGAGAACGAAGATTTTTATACCGATAAATACATCCCCATAACCCCGCAGCAGGGAGAGTTTCTGTATATGCAGGCGCTGGCGAGCGGCGCGCGGAATATCGTTGAGTTTGGTACGTCCTACGGCATCTCGACGCTGTATCTTGCCGCCGCCGCAAAACGCAATGGCGGGCGCGTAATCACCTGCGAATATGTGCCTCATAAGGCTGAGGCCGCGCGGAAAAATTTTGAGCGGGCGGGGCTTGCGGACTATATCGAGCTGCGCGAAGGCGATGCGCTGAAGACCCTGCAAGACCTGGATTTCAGCCCCGATTTTGTACTTCTCGACGGGTGGCCTGACCTGGTGCTTCCCGTCTTTCAGCTGTTGGAGCCGCATCTTGCCGACCGCGCCGTGATTGCCGTAGACGATGTTGAAGGATTTGGTCCGTCTATGGAAGATTACCTCGACTATGTGCGCACCCCCGCCAACGGATACGTCTCAGTAACCATGCACCCGAGCAAAGCCCTGGAATACACCGTAAAAGTGGCGTAAACACTGGCGTGCCCACGCCCCATCTCATCACAACCAAATAGATTATAGTTTCAAAAGGAAAGGTAGTCCCTGATGAAAACTTTACCTATTATCTGGCAGCACCTTGTCAATGCCGAAAAACAAACCTGCTCACGGTGCGGTACAACAGGTGAGGAGCTGCGCAAGGCTTTACAGGTATTGGAAGCTGAGCTCTTGCCTCAGGGTATTCAGCCTCATCTGGAAATCCGTACAATGAGTGAAGAAGAATTCTTGACTCATCCTGAGGAATCCAATCGTATCTGGATTATGGGTGTACCCCTGGAAGATCTAGTGGGTGGGATACAGGGAAGCAGCACCTGCGACGATGTGTGCCACGGTGAACAGTGCCGAACCGTCGAGTCCCAGGGGAAAACATATGATGCAGTTCCAGCCTCTCTGATTGTGCAGGCCGCTCACCGGGCTCTTTCACTCGAAAAACCAGCTGAAGATCGGCGGCAGTTTGTCCAAACGATATGTTGTTAGCCGTAGGAGCACATCTAAAGCACGCTTTGGGCAACGCAGTCAATCACGCTGTGCGAAAAAACCGGCGGGAGGCGCATCCCTGCTCGATATACTAAATTCCGTCATAGAAACCCAGCACAGAAAAGGAAAACCATGATTCTCACTCGTGAACAAGCAATTGAAATTTTCAAGCGTCGCGTTTCTACCCGCTCCTACGACCCCGCCCGTACAATCAGCGACAAAGACTTTAACACAATCCTTGAGTTCGGCCGCCTCTCCCCCAGCTCGGTTGGTTCCGAGCCGTGGAAATTTCTGGTGATACAGAATAAAGAGCTACGTGAGAAGCTCAAGCCTATCGCCTGGGGTATGGCAAACACGCTCGATGACGCCAGCCATGTGGTGATTATTGTGGCGAAGAAGAACGCCCGCTATGATTCCGATTTCCTGCTGCAAGCGCTAGCGAAGCGCAATCTTCCCGAAGACCAGATGCAGATGGCGCTGGATATGTACAAAAACTTCCAGGTGCACGATATGAAGATCGCCGACGACGAGCGTGCCCTTTTCGAGTGGACTAGGAAGAACACTTATATTGCGCTAGGGAATATGCTCACGGGCGCAGCAATGCTCGGCATCGATTCCTGCCCCGTTGAAGGCATGGACTACGATGCGGTCACCCAGCTCCTCACCGAGGAAGGGCTTCTCGACCCTGAGGATTACGGCGTATCCGTTGCCGCAACCTTCGGCTACCGCTCGCGCGAGATCGACCCGAAGCCACGCAAGCCGCTTGATGAGCTCGTTGTGTGGGCCAAGTAGTCTGCTCTCCCTGAGTTCCCGCGCGGGACTCTTATCTGGGGGTCGGGTTCAGGTACTTAGCAGCCTGCCCGGTCCCCTAATTTACCCGGTTTCTGCACTCACTGGGCGTACCTATGCGCTGGCGCTTCACTAGTGGAATGAGTCGGTGCTACGTTCCGTGTCGCTGGTGCGTGAACACGGATTTTCCCCACTAACCCCGCTCCTGGGACATTTCGATGCGCACACGGTCACCGAAAACTGGTTCACCGGGTAGCTTCCCGCCCGGTCTCTTCGTACCGGCCAGCTATTCTTTGCGGTGTTCCCGGTATTTATCGTGTGCCGTGCGACCAAGTTTCTTTCCGGTTTTTGTGGCGATTTTGCGTTCCGCTTTATGGGCGGCGCGTTGGGAGGTATCGCCCGAATCCCGCATAATACCCTTGAGAATAACGGCACCGATAGCCACGAACGCGATAACAACAACTGCAAGCACAACGGGGAGTATCCAGCCGGGCGCATCAGCCTGTTCGTTGAGGGTATCGTGGGCGAGAATGTTCAGAAGTATCACGGAGCCTCCTCGTTCTTATACTGCGCCTGCTTCTTTCCACTATAAAACCTGTGCTCACAAGGCGCTTTATACGGCATCGCGTTCGCTTAAATATCCAAAATTATGCGTGAATTCCGCACCCGTAAACGATAGTCTTAAAGGTGAGGGTTAGTTTTATATGCCTTCGGAACGCCGCTGTGGAAAGGAGTCGCATAATGTCCCTGCTAGATTTGCTGAACCGCCGCCGTTCGGTGCGCCATTACGACGAAAACCAGCCCATTGATGCCGATGTTGTCAAAGAGTGTTTGCGGGCGGCTCAGCTGGCGCCCACAAGTTCGAATATGCAGCTGTACGAGCTCTACCACGTAACTGATCCCGCCACCCTGAATAAACTCGCCGCAGCGTGCATGCACCAACAGGCCGCCAAGACCGCGCAGCAGATGGTGGTGTTCGTAACCCGCCAGGATTTGTACCGCCGCCGTGCGAAAGCCGCACTGGAATTTGAACGCGGCAATGTTGAGCGTAACAGCCCGGCTGAGAAGCAGAAAGACCGCATCAAGAATTGGGAAATGTACTACACCAAGGCTATGCCGCTCCTGTACGCGCGCTGCTTTGGTCTGCTGGGCGCATCCCGCGCAGCAATGGCGAATTGTGCGGGTTTGTTCGTTCCGATGATGCGTGAGGTTTCGGAGCACGATTATCGCGTGGTTGTGCACAAGAGCTGCGGCCTGGTGGCGCAGACGTTTATGCTCGCGATGACCGAGGCGGGGTACGATACCTGCCCGATGGAAGGCTTCGACAGTCACCGCGTGAAGAAACTCCTCAACCTGCCGCGCAATGTCGAGATTAACATGGTGGTTGCCTGCGGTATTCGCAAACCCGGCCACGGCATCTGGGGCGAGCGCTTCCGCCTGCCCTTCGACGAGGTTTACCGTAGGGTTTAGAGACAAGTGAGCTGAGGTTACAAGGAGTTCCCATGAAAACACTTGCTGTCGTCATTCTGGATAAATTCGCCGACTGGGAACCTGCCCTGCTTGCCGCCGGGCTGCAGAGCATCATCGGCGGGTACACAGTGCGGTGGGCGTCCGTCAATCGAGAAGTGAAAACCTCTATGGGCGGGTTGCGTGTGGAACCCGATATGACAATTCCCGAGATTCCCTCAACTGCGGATGCGGTCATCGTCATCGGCGCGGAGGGCTCATGGCGCGCCCTGCCCGCCGAAGATTCCCAGAAGCTCGCCTCAATTCTGCGTAGTTTCAAGGATGCGGGCAAACCGGTCGGCGGTATCTGCGACGGCGCATATTTCTTGGCTTCTGCTGGCCTGCTCGACGGGCGCAGGCACACGGCTAACAGCTTTGAGGACATCAAGGATTTGCCCGCCTACACGAACCCGCATCAGTACGTAAACACCACGCGCGAGGCGGTGCGCGATAAGAACCTGGTGACCGCCAGCGGGCTGGGATTCGTTGATTTCACCTTTGAGATGCTGCATGCTCTCGGTGATATTCCTGACGCCGCCATTGAGCAGTTTAACCAGATGCTGCGATAACTGCCGGGTTCATCTCAACTAGTATATTCACTCCATACAGAATACGGAGGGCGCATGAAACATTCACACGATTCCGCCCCTGACGACTGGTCTTGGCTTGATGAGTTGGGGGAGCTGGACCCGAGTTTTATTGAGGCGATCCAGCAGCTACATGCCGCTCCAATCTACTATCAGATCCCGGAACGAGCACACGGTGACATATAGCGGTTCCGATTATTTGCACATCCTTCATTCAGTAAATAATGCGCCTTTGGGTATATTACGTATGTTTCGAGGGTACTTTATAAGGATTTTCATTATCCCTCATGAAAGGTGAAGAATATGGATTTTCAGTTTGAGGTCCCGCCCCAGCTGGAGCTCGGACAGCCTATCGGTTACTACCACGAGCGATTCAATAAAGACCTTTACGATTCATCATTTCATGGAAGTGAGCGTTTCATGGGTCGCGTTACTCTGGGCAACGCCGAACGCCTGGTAGATCTTGGGTTGGCTGAGGGGAAGGTTGTTCTGTTCTCCCTGCAGATCCTGGATGGTGACACCCTCAACGGCGTGAGTCTGGGGCTTTCACCGCATGAATTTCACGAAAAAATGCGCATAGAGGGCCATGACAGTTCTATATTTTCCGAGCGCCTGATTTTCTTCGAGGATTTCCTCACCCTCGGATGCGAAGGTAAAAACATCGAATTTATCGAATGGTGGGATCGCGGATATTGGGATGACTATTCTTTCCTCGAAGAAGCATATCCGAATACATAATCTTCAGAATTATAAAATATTTAAACTGTGTCGGCATGAACCGCCATAAAATGATCGGTATATATCATCAAGAAAATATTTTTACATTAAATCCTAGAGTCAAAAAACATTCTAAAATTTAAAATAATTCAGCATCAGTGCGGCCTGCGGCAGATACAATAATTTGCCGCAGACCGCATCTGGATATCAATCTTGCCGCTATCCTCGCGGGGAAGCAGTAATAGCCGGATGATATTCCTCGCCAGCGACCGCCACCTGCGTATGGTTTGATACCAGGTGTTTTGTCACCGTTTCGTTCCCGCACGCCGTTACGGTTTCATACCGGGGCTCCTGGTAGTTAATGGGAGTGTAAAACACATAGATAACACTGTGGCACCACCAGCTAGACCCCGGCCCGTGGACCGTGGCATCAATCTCAGTTCGCGGCGGAACGAGACTTGACGTGCTGGATGCAGCATTCGCCGGAATAGCGGCACCGGCCGCAAGAACCGCGCCTGCAACCCCGGCCACCAGGGTTCGTTTGAATGACTTTTTCATAGCGTATCGCCTCATTTCTTTCTTAATCCTGACAGTTTTGAGTATTTTTTATCCACGATTCATTAAGGTATGTGCACCACCTCCTCGCATTTAATAATGCAGAAAACCTTAAAAAATAGATATGTAAGATACTTCCTCATGATCACTTATCCGTGAATTCATGAGGTATTTTTAATGTAATTCCAGAACATTCGTCAAAACAACCTTTTTTAGATTTTTGTCAGCCTACTCTCATTCAATTCTGAGGAATTTCCCCGGATTTATTAATAAAACCCCTTCACTCCCATAATGTATTTAAAAATTTACAACAGCATTCACGAATTTATTATTAAAGCGGATGCTCAAGAATAAGATTTTTTATTTATGTACTACACCGGTCAAGTCCATACCGACCAAAAGCCCATCTGCCAGCGCCCCACCCTCCCTGCCCCACGGCACCAGGAGGCAAGAAGCAGAACAGAAGGACGTAAGAGCACCCTTCACACTAAAGGTGATGTAAAACACTTATAGAACGCGTGAGGATCTGCGCACTCATGGCGTCTTCATATCAGCGCCGTAGGCTTGAGAGACGACGGCAGGCGATAACAGCCCCGTCGAATCACGCAATATGTGACAGGAAAGGCAGCTGAAATCCCGGCTGCTTCTGAACTTTCAGGCAGAACCTCACCGATCTGCGCTTTTAAGACCCCATATCATCACCGTTCAGGCGCGCACGCGCTATGGCGGATACTCACAAAGGAAGAACCATTATGCTTGGACTCATCGGAATGATCATTGCCGGCGCTATCATCGGCGCTCTGGCACGCCTCATCATGCGAGGTCACCAGAACATCTCGGCACTGTGGACCGTTATCTTGGGTGCTGTTGGCGCATTCGTTGGCGGAGGGATCGCGAGCTTCTTCGGCGTTGCAGATACTGCTGGTATCGACTGGATTCGCTGGATCCTCTCCATTATCGCCGCTATTGTAGCAATCTCCATATACCTAAGCGTAACCAAAAAGAACTAATAGCCTATATTCTCGCGTCGCTTCAGCATCGCAGGAACAAAGCCAAGCGGGGTATGCAGAAACTATTCCCAGCTTCCGCATAGCCCGCTTTGGCGTATATGAGGACTACCCGCACGATAGGCAGCTGAGCCGAGCAAACATGGGCAACAGTCGTTTTTGTACACGCTCATCAAAGCAAAGTGTTATATATCACCATTTTGATTCGTGAGGAATTCAGCGCCTCAAGCGTCTTTATAGTAGCGTCACCATCGACCGCAAGGACGGACAAAGGGCGTGGGTAGCGCCTGAACTCCCCAGCCGTCGATGCGTGCCGCACATATCAAACATCATAATCCGCGCAGCGGAAAACACATGAAATGAGGCTCCCATGAGCGATAACTCCATTCCCCAAACCGGTCAGCAGCGCGAGCGCGAAAACAACAAGGAAACCCAGCAGGATAAGACTCCTCGCGGTCCCCTACAGACTTCGCACGGTGTAACCACCATTGAAGAGAACGTTGTTG from Rothia dentocariosa ATCC 17931 encodes the following:
- a CDS encoding heavy metal translocating P-type ATPase: MGNSTQTASTTAENDHSLFDSSANGGQTRIIHLDVQGMTCASCVGRVERKLRKIPGVDPAVNLPLESARVIVPADITDEQIIETVNNAGYTASLKTEVRDAESEETTNARSGGLGWRIVVALLLGVPIFLISMFPTFQFPHWGWVLALITLPVAVYSAEPFHRAALTNARHFSSTMDTLVSLGVIVAYLYSLAQLFMNPGLTEHVHPMQGGILGMFLSGNHAPLYFDSASMVTLFLLIGRAVEHRTRTRSSEALRTLLSLGARTATLLRTDKRGTTREVQIPVEDLLPGDEFLVRPGEKIATDGTVIAGSSAVDASLLTGESVPVEVSVGDAVTGATLNTSGSLTVRATRVGSETTLAKMGELVAAAQETKAPIARLADRVSAIFVPTILVISLLTLIGWLAVSHDVPRAFNAAVSVLVIACPCALGLATPTALLAGTGRGSQLGILIRNAQVLETTYAVNRIVLDKTGTVTEGTMRVARFGTFDDFTEVTDDNASSKSERSVSILSDAAAVEALSEHPIAHAIARFATENYGAFLGTVENFEGVPGGVRGELVRTRGEGESRRLVLVGTPEYLLQAGVPLTEKQHQMLEQTRSEGLTTVAVARAIGTKDPLPVGLIALADSPKPESAQAIAELHELGLEPTLLTGDAPEVAQAIASSVGINPENVFAGVTPERKSEVIAKLQDEGYRVAMVGDGVNDAPALARADLGMAMGSGTDVAVQASDIVLMRSDMRAIPTSLRLSRATLHTIKSNLFWAFAYNTIAVPVAAAGLLNPMIAGAAMAFSSVFVVLNSMRLTRFER
- a CDS encoding O-methyltransferase: MPKLTPQMFTFLNDPPVEDTLYDLYDATLKQGKRMFIHFLPKIHQILGRGIDWETENEDFYTDKYIPITPQQGEFLYMQALASGARNIVEFGTSYGISTLYLAAAAKRNGGRVITCEYVPHKAEAARKNFERAGLADYIELREGDALKTLQDLDFSPDFVLLDGWPDLVLPVFQLLEPHLADRAVIAVDDVEGFGPSMEDYLDYVRTPANGYVSVTMHPSKALEYTVKVA
- a CDS encoding DUF2703 domain-containing protein; translation: MKTLPIIWQHLVNAEKQTCSRCGTTGEELRKALQVLEAELLPQGIQPHLEIRTMSEEEFLTHPEESNRIWIMGVPLEDLVGGIQGSSTCDDVCHGEQCRTVESQGKTYDAVPASLIVQAAHRALSLEKPAEDRRQFVQTICC
- a CDS encoding NAD(P)H-dependent oxidoreductase; translated protein: MILTREQAIEIFKRRVSTRSYDPARTISDKDFNTILEFGRLSPSSVGSEPWKFLVIQNKELREKLKPIAWGMANTLDDASHVVIIVAKKNARYDSDFLLQALAKRNLPEDQMQMALDMYKNFQVHDMKIADDERALFEWTRKNTYIALGNMLTGAAMLGIDSCPVEGMDYDAVTQLLTEEGLLDPEDYGVSVAATFGYRSREIDPKPRKPLDELVVWAK
- a CDS encoding nitroreductase family protein, encoding MSLLDLLNRRRSVRHYDENQPIDADVVKECLRAAQLAPTSSNMQLYELYHVTDPATLNKLAAACMHQQAAKTAQQMVVFVTRQDLYRRRAKAALEFERGNVERNSPAEKQKDRIKNWEMYYTKAMPLLYARCFGLLGASRAAMANCAGLFVPMMREVSEHDYRVVVHKSCGLVAQTFMLAMTEAGYDTCPMEGFDSHRVKKLLNLPRNVEINMVVACGIRKPGHGIWGERFRLPFDEVYRRV
- a CDS encoding DJ-1/PfpI family protein, which translates into the protein MKTLAVVILDKFADWEPALLAAGLQSIIGGYTVRWASVNREVKTSMGGLRVEPDMTIPEIPSTADAVIVIGAEGSWRALPAEDSQKLASILRSFKDAGKPVGGICDGAYFLASAGLLDGRRHTANSFEDIKDLPAYTNPHQYVNTTREAVRDKNLVTASGLGFVDFTFEMLHALGDIPDAAIEQFNQMLR
- a CDS encoding GlsB/YeaQ/YmgE family stress response membrane protein — encoded protein: MLGLIGMIIAGAIIGALARLIMRGHQNISALWTVILGAVGAFVGGGIASFFGVADTAGIDWIRWILSIIAAIVAISIYLSVTKKN